The sequence GGCGGGCAGGGTCAGGTACTTGCCCGGGGGCGCGGGGGTGACCGTCGGGCTGCCCGCCTTGCTGTCGGCGCCGTTCGCGTTGCCGCCGGCGCCTGTGCTGCAGCCGGCGGCGAGTACGCCGAGCAGAGCGACGCCGGGTACGTACGCCATGGGTCGCACCGTCCCAGGCTCCCTTCGGTACGGAAAACGAGTTGCCGCCCGAAGGCGGCCGATGGACACAATGTGTATCGCACGCGCTGCTGTGCACGCCGGTCGGCCGATGGGTTTGCCGACCTTGGCGCCGGTTTTGCGCTTTCAGTCTTTTCGGGGGAATCGAGGAGTTATGTCGTACGTAGAGGTGCCGGGTGCGAAGGTTCCCATCCGGATGTGGGCGGACCCCGCGTCGGTCGAGGACGGGGCGATGCAGCAGCTGCGCAACGTCTCCACGCTGCCGTGGATCAAGGGTCTGGCGGTCATGCCCGACGTCCACTTCGGCAAGGGGGCGACGGTCGGTTCGGTGATCGCGATGCAGGGCGCGGTGTGCCCGGCGGCGGTGGGGGTGGACATCGGCTGCGGGATGTCCGCGGTGAGGACCTCCCTCACCGCGAACGATCTTCCCGGCGACCTGTCACGGCTGCGCTCCAGGATCGAGCAGGCGATTCCGGTCGGCCGGGGGATGCACGGCGACGCGGTGGACCCGGGGAGGCTGCACGGGTTCCCGACGGCGGGCTGGGACGACTTCTGGGGGCGGTTCGGGGGGATCGCCGAGGCGGTCAGGTTCCGTCAGGAGCGTGCCACGAAGCAGATGGGGACGCTGGGTTCGGGCAACCACATGATCGAGTTCTGCCTCGACAGCGAGGGGGCGGTGTGGCTGATGCTGCACTCGGGCTCCCGCAACATCGGCAAGGAGCTCGCCGAGCACCACATCGGCATCGCCCAGAAGCTTGCGCACAACCAGGGCCTCGTCGACCGGGACCTGGCGGTCTTCGTCTCGGACACCCCGCAGATGGCCGCCTACCGCAACGACCTCTACTGGGCGCAGGAGTACGCCAAGTACAACCGCGCGATCATGATGGCGCTCTTCAAGGACGTGGTCCGCAGGGAGTTCAAGAAGGCGAAGCCGGTCTTCGGCCAGGAGATCTCCTGCCACCACAACTACGTGGCGGAGGAGCGGTACGACGGGGCGGACCTGCTCGTCACCCGCAAGGGAGCGATCCGCGCCGGTTCCGGGGAGTACGGGATCATCCCCGGCTCGATGGGCACCAGCTCGTACATCGTGAAGGGTCTCGGCAACGCGAAGGCGTTCAACTCGGCCTCGCACGGCGCCGGTCGCCGGATGAGCCGGAACGCGGCCAAGCGCCGCTTCACGGTGCGCGACCTGGAGGAGCAGACGCGGGGCGTGGAGTGCCGCAAGGACTCCGGCGTCCTGGACGAGATCCCGGCCGCGTACAAGCCGATCGACCAGGTCATGGAGCAGCAGCGGGACCTGGTCGAGGTCGTCGCCAAGCTCAAGCAGGTCGTCTGCGTCAAGGGCTGAGGGGCGGGCCGCGCCGGGGTTCGGCCGGGCGGGCCCGCCTCATCCCTCGTCCGTCAGATCCGCCTCCGTCAGGGAGGCGACCAGGACCGTGCGCGGGCCCGGTTCGATGCCCGGCACCGAGGGGACGGCGAGCAGGCGGCATCCCGCGGCGAGTGCGGCGGCCGCGCCGGTGGGGGTGTCCTCGACGGCCAGGCAGTCGCGCGCGGGCACCCCGAGCGCGGCCGCCGCGGCCAGGTACGGGTCGGGGTGCGGCTTCCCGCGTGCCGTCTCGCCCGAGGTGACCGACGTGTCGAAGCGGTGCCGGCCCAGGGTGTCCAGCACCAGGTCGGCCACGTGCCGCTCGGACGCGGTCACCAGGGCCGTCGGCACACCCAGGGCCCGCGCCCGGTCCAGCAGCCTCAGGGCGCCCGGCTGGACGGCGACGCCCGCCGCCACCCGTGCCGTGAACTCCCGGTCCAGCCGGGCGGCCGTCCGGGCCGGGGACAGCGTGGTGAGGCCGTCGCGCACGAGGCGCTCGGCCGCGTCGGCCACCGCGGCGCCGGCGAACGGGGCGAGGTTGCCCGCGCCGGCCGGGGCGCCCTGCGTCCGCAGGAAGCCGGCCACGGTGTCCAGCCAGGCGTGCTCGGTGTCGACGAGGGTGCCGTCCATGTCGCACAGCAGGGCGGCGGGGCGGGGGAGCGGAGGCATGCGGGGCTCGCTGTTCCTGGGGAGTGGCTGTTCCTGGGGTGGTCTGCTCTGGGGGTGGCCGTCTCGGGGGCCCGGGGCGGGGGCGTCGTCGCGGGGGACACGGTGCGCGGCGCCCGTTCGCCCGTCCGTCAGTCCGCCGCCGTGCGCACCAGCGGGTTGGCCTGCGCCGAGTTGCGTACGGTGAAGACGACCGAGCCGGGGCGGTAGCGGTCGTCCGAGGTCTCGACCGGGCGGCCCTCGGACGTCGTCGTCGTGCGGCGGACACGCAGCAGCGGGGAGCCGCGCCGGACGCCCAGCTCGCGGGCGTCCGTGGTGCCGGCGGCGACCGCGTCCAGATGGTGTTCGCCGTGGCTCATGACCACGCCGGCCGACGCGTACAGGCTCTGGGTGACCGAGTCGCAGTCGTCCGGGAGCGCTTCGACGGCCGCCGCGGTCCACCCCGCGTACACCGTCCGTTCCAGGAGCGCCGGCTCGCCGTCCAGGGTCCGCAGCCGCAGGATGTGCAGCACCGGGTCACCCGGTGCGAGCTGGAGCTGGGCGGCCTGCGCCTCGGTTGCCTTCGCGCGGCGGGAGCGGAGCACCAGGCCGCCGGGGGTGCGGCCGCCGGCCCTGGCCCACTGGGCGAAGCTGCGCAGCTCGGTGAAGCTCTGGCTGGGGGTGGTGGACAGGACGGTACGGCGGGCGCCCTGCCGGGAGCCGATCAGGCCCTCCGACTGGAGGGTGCCGAAGGCCTGGCGGAGGGTGCCCCTGGACACCCCGTGGGCCAGGGCGAGTTCGGACTCGGACGGCAGCTCGGAGCCCACGGGGTGGATGCCTTCGGAGATGGCGCGGCGCAGCTCCTCGGCGATCTGCTGGTGCCGTCGGGTCACGTCTCTCCTCGGGGGCGTCATGGGCTTCGGGGCAGCGCGGGGCGGGGCGAAGGGCCAGGAGCGATCATGTCATCCGCGCCAGGTGTTCCGCACCCTCGGATCTGCGCGCAATCGGCGTTCCTCTCGGCGCGCGAAACCCTGCGTCTTACCAGTTTAGCGAGACGTAAACCTACGTCTTGATAACGCTTCTGACCTGCACTTTTTCCTCACCGAAGCCTTTACCTGCCGGTCACTTGGCTGCTAACTTCGGCTCGCTTACGACGATGGCTTGTCCATACAGGTGGCTCGCCGCAGACCCAGGAGTACGCATCGTGAAGGCACACCATCCCCGCCGCGTCCTGACCGCCGCGGCCCTCGCCGGCCTCACCGCACTGGTGGCCACCGGCTGTGGTTCCGCACCTGACAACGCCGGCGGGCAGAACAGCAAGGCGGCGAAGGCGGAGTCGGCGGCGGACCTCGGCGGTATGGAGGAGCTCGTCGCGGCGGCGGAGAAGGAGGGCAAGCTCAACGTCTACGCCCTCGCGCCGGACTGGGCCAACTACGGCGAGATGATCGCGGCCTTCGAGAAGAAGTACGCCGTCGAGGTCAACAACGAGGACCCGGGCGGCAGCAGCCAGGGCGCGCTGAACGCGGCGGCCAAGCGCAAGGGCCAGAACCGGGCCGTGGACGCGCTGGACCTCGGGACCTCCTACATGCAGGAGGCCAAGAAGCAGGGGCTGCTCGCGCCGTACCGGGTCGAGGGCTGGGACGGCATTCCGGACGCGCAGAAGCAGCCGGACGCCTCCTTCATGAACAACTACGGCGGCTACATCTCCATCGGCTGCGACGCCAAGGCCGTGAAGAACTGCCCGGAGACCTTCAAGGACCTCCTCAAGCCCGAGTACCGGAACAAGGTCGCCCTCAACGGCGACCCGACCGAGTCCAGTTCGGCGCTGGCCGCGGTCGTCGCCGCCTCGCTGGCGAGCGGCGGCTCCCTCGACGACGCGCAGCCGGGGCTCGACTTCTTCGAGGAGCTGAAGAAGAAGGGCAACTTCGTGCCCGCGAAGTCCACCCTCGCCACCATCCAGCAGGGCGAGACGCCGATCTCGATCGACTGGGACTACCTGAACCTGGGCTACGGCAAGAAGCTGGAGCCCAAGGGCGTCGACTGGCAGGTCGCGGTGCCCGCCGACGGGCTGTACTCGCGCTACTACAACCAGGGCGTCAACAAGTACGCCCCGCACCCGGCCGCCGCCCGGCTGTGGCTGGAGTTCATCTACAGCCCCGAGGGCCAGAACATCTGGCTCAAGGGCTTCTCGCGCCCGGCCCTCCTCGACGCGATGAAGGAGGACGGCACCGCCGACAAGGCCGCCGTCGCCGCCATCCCCGAGGTCGACGGGGTGCCCGAGCAGCCGACCGCGGAGCAGGAGGCGAAGGCCAAGGAGACCGTCGTCCAGGGCTGGGGCAAGGCGGTCAGCTGACCATGCCCGACCAGACCGCACTTCCCGCCCCCGCCGCGGGCTCCGTGCCCGTGGCGGGCGCGGCCGCCCCCGTGCCGCCCGCCCCGGACGCCCGGCGCGGCGGCGCTCCCCGCCGCCGCGGCGCGCGGCGGCACCGGTGGCCCGTCGTCGTCCCGTTCTTCGCGTTCCTCGCGGTGTGCTTCGGGCTGCCGGCCGGGACCATGGTGTACGGGGCGTTCACCGTCCTGGACCCGGACAGCGGCGCGAGCCGCTTCTCCACGGAGAACGTCAGCGGGTCGCTGTCCGGGGCGTACGCCACCGGGCTGACCGGGAGCGTCGAACTCTCCCTGTTCACCGCCCTGTCGGCCACCGTGATCGGCACCCTCATCGCCCAGGCCGTCGTCTCCTCGCCGCGGCCGGCGCTGCGCGGTGTCGTCGTCTCCGCGAGCGGGGTCCTCGCCAACTTCTCCGGTGCGCCGCTGGCCTTCGCCTTCATCGCGACGCTCGGTACGACCGGCACGGTCACCCAGCTCTTCCATCTGGACCGGACGGGTTTCAGCCTCTACAGCTTCACCGGCCTGGTGCTGGCCTACCTCTACTTCATGGTGCCGCTGATGGTGGTGACCGTGCTGCCCGCGCTCGACGGGCTGCGCTCCCAGTGGCAGGAGGCCGCCGCGTCCTGCGGGGCGACCCGCCGGCAGTACTGGCTCCACGTCGGCGTCCCGGTGCTGACGCCGTCGCTGCTCGGCGGGGCGGTGCTGATGTTCGGTACGGCCTTCGCCTCGCACGCCACCGCCGCCGTGATGGTCGGCTCGTCGCAGCCGCTGATCACCATCCAGATCGCCAACGCCCTCAACGGCAACGTCCTGGTGGGCCAGGAGAACCTCGCCCTCGCCATGAGCCTCAACATGGTCGTGATCGCGCTGCTCGTGATGGCCGTACAGATACCGCTGCAGCGCAGGAGTGCCCGATGGCTCGGATGAAGTTCACCTCGCGGGCCGTCGTCCTGCCGCTCGCCGCGCTGTACTTCCTGGTCCCGATCGGCGCGTCGGTCTGGTTCAGTGTCAACGAGGTCGAGGGCATCAGCTTCGACGCGTACACCCAGGGGCTCGGCACCGAGGGGCTGACCACCAGCCTGATGCTCTCGGTGCGACTGGGCCTGGCCACCATCGTCTGCGGGCTGCTGCTGATGGTGCCGACCCTGGTCGCGGTCGCGCTCTATCTGCCCGGGCTGCGCCGGACCGTCGAGATCCTGTGCATGATGCCGCTGGTCGTCCCGCCGATCGCGCTGGTCGCGGGCGTCACGACGGTGCTGTCCTGGGAACAGGACCTGGCCGACACGCCCCTCTACATGACCTTCCAGCTGCTGCGGGACGAGAGCTTCCCGCTGGTCCTGGTCCTCGTGTACACGGTCATGTCGCTGCCGTTCCTGTACCGCTCGCTGGACGCCGGACTGCGCGCCGTCGACCTGCGCACCCTCGTCGAGGCCGCCCGCTCGCTCGGCGCGTCCCGGCTCCAGACCCTGTGGCAGGTCGTCGTCCCGAACCTGCGGGCCGCCGTGGTCGGCGGCGCCGTCCTCAGCCTGGCCATGGTGCTCGGCGAGTACACCGTCGCCTCCGTGCTCTCCTACCGGCCGTTCTCCGTCTGGATGGTGGAGGTCAAGGACTCCGAGGCGCAGCTCTCGGTGGCGGCCGCGATGCTGAGCCTGCTGATCACCTGGGGGCTGCTGCTCCTGCTCACCACCCTGGCGGGCGGCCGCGGCCGCCGTCGCCGTACACCCGTGGAATCCGGCCCCGAGGACCGTGAGGACCACGAGGGCCGCGACAACCGAAAGAAGACCGTGTCATGACCGTCTCCGTGCACCTCAAGAACCTGCGCCGGGAGTTCGGCTCCACGGTCGCGCTCGACGGGCTGGACCTGGAGATCGCCTCCGGTGAAATGGTCGCCCTGCTCGGCCCGTCCGGCTGCGGCAAGACGACCGCGCTGCGCATCGTCGCGGGCTT is a genomic window of Streptomyces sp. YPW6 containing:
- a CDS encoding RtcB family protein; this translates as MSYVEVPGAKVPIRMWADPASVEDGAMQQLRNVSTLPWIKGLAVMPDVHFGKGATVGSVIAMQGAVCPAAVGVDIGCGMSAVRTSLTANDLPGDLSRLRSRIEQAIPVGRGMHGDAVDPGRLHGFPTAGWDDFWGRFGGIAEAVRFRQERATKQMGTLGSGNHMIEFCLDSEGAVWLMLHSGSRNIGKELAEHHIGIAQKLAHNQGLVDRDLAVFVSDTPQMAAYRNDLYWAQEYAKYNRAIMMALFKDVVRREFKKAKPVFGQEISCHHNYVAEERYDGADLLVTRKGAIRAGSGEYGIIPGSMGTSSYIVKGLGNAKAFNSASHGAGRRMSRNAAKRRFTVRDLEEQTRGVECRKDSGVLDEIPAAYKPIDQVMEQQRDLVEVVAKLKQVVCVKG
- a CDS encoding HAD family phosphatase, giving the protein MPPLPRPAALLCDMDGTLVDTEHAWLDTVAGFLRTQGAPAGAGNLAPFAGAAVADAAERLVRDGLTTLSPARTAARLDREFTARVAAGVAVQPGALRLLDRARALGVPTALVTASERHVADLVLDTLGRHRFDTSVTSGETARGKPHPDPYLAAAAALGVPARDCLAVEDTPTGAAAALAAGCRLLAVPSVPGIEPGPRTVLVASLTEADLTDEG
- a CDS encoding GntR family transcriptional regulator, whose amino-acid sequence is MTRRHQQIAEELRRAISEGIHPVGSELPSESELALAHGVSRGTLRQAFGTLQSEGLIGSRQGARRTVLSTTPSQSFTELRSFAQWARAGGRTPGGLVLRSRRAKATEAQAAQLQLAPGDPVLHILRLRTLDGEPALLERTVYAGWTAAAVEALPDDCDSVTQSLYASAGVVMSHGEHHLDAVAAGTTDARELGVRRGSPLLRVRRTTTTSEGRPVETSDDRYRPGSVVFTVRNSAQANPLVRTAAD
- a CDS encoding extracellular solute-binding protein, giving the protein MKAHHPRRVLTAAALAGLTALVATGCGSAPDNAGGQNSKAAKAESAADLGGMEELVAAAEKEGKLNVYALAPDWANYGEMIAAFEKKYAVEVNNEDPGGSSQGALNAAAKRKGQNRAVDALDLGTSYMQEAKKQGLLAPYRVEGWDGIPDAQKQPDASFMNNYGGYISIGCDAKAVKNCPETFKDLLKPEYRNKVALNGDPTESSSALAAVVAASLASGGSLDDAQPGLDFFEELKKKGNFVPAKSTLATIQQGETPISIDWDYLNLGYGKKLEPKGVDWQVAVPADGLYSRYYNQGVNKYAPHPAAARLWLEFIYSPEGQNIWLKGFSRPALLDAMKEDGTADKAAVAAIPEVDGVPEQPTAEQEAKAKETVVQGWGKAVS
- a CDS encoding ABC transporter permease subunit, with protein sequence MPDQTALPAPAAGSVPVAGAAAPVPPAPDARRGGAPRRRGARRHRWPVVVPFFAFLAVCFGLPAGTMVYGAFTVLDPDSGASRFSTENVSGSLSGAYATGLTGSVELSLFTALSATVIGTLIAQAVVSSPRPALRGVVVSASGVLANFSGAPLAFAFIATLGTTGTVTQLFHLDRTGFSLYSFTGLVLAYLYFMVPLMVVTVLPALDGLRSQWQEAAASCGATRRQYWLHVGVPVLTPSLLGGAVLMFGTAFASHATAAVMVGSSQPLITIQIANALNGNVLVGQENLALAMSLNMVVIALLVMAVQIPLQRRSARWLG
- a CDS encoding ABC transporter permease; protein product: MARMKFTSRAVVLPLAALYFLVPIGASVWFSVNEVEGISFDAYTQGLGTEGLTTSLMLSVRLGLATIVCGLLLMVPTLVAVALYLPGLRRTVEILCMMPLVVPPIALVAGVTTVLSWEQDLADTPLYMTFQLLRDESFPLVLVLVYTVMSLPFLYRSLDAGLRAVDLRTLVEAARSLGASRLQTLWQVVVPNLRAAVVGGAVLSLAMVLGEYTVASVLSYRPFSVWMVEVKDSEAQLSVAAAMLSLLITWGLLLLLTTLAGGRGRRRRTPVESGPEDREDHEGRDNRKKTVS